AACAGACAGCGGACGTCAGGGAACTCCGCACCAGGAGTGCGGGCACAGGGTGATCGCCGGGCGACCGCTTCCGAAGCCCGCCCGAAGAGGTCGAGGGGAACGTCGAGGTGCCGTCATGGATGTCCTGGTGGGTTACGCGACCGATCACGGTTCGACGCGTGAGATCGCCGAGCGGCTGGCCGTCCGGCTGAGCGAGGCCGGGTTGAGGGCCGAGGCGCGGGCCATGACGACGGTGGACGACGCCGACGCGTACCGGGCGTTCGTCCTGGGCAGCGCCGTGCACGGGCAGACCTGGCTGGATGCGGCCAAGGACTTCCTGCGTGACAACCTCGATGTACTGGGCTCCCGGCCTGTGTGGATCTTCAGTGTCGGTATGCCGGGCGCGCTGCGTGGTCCGTGGAAGCGGCTGGCGCCCAAGGAGATACCGGTGATCGTCGGGAGCCTGCCCGGCGATCTGCCGTTCCGGGACCACCGGTTGTTCTCCGGTGTCATCGCACGAGATCAGCTGCCCCGCACCGGACGCGTCCTGTTCCACCTGGTGGGCGGCCGGTTCGGCGACCACCGCGACTGGGACGCCATCGACGTCTGGGCCGTGGGGATCGCCGACGAGCTGACCACCGGATGACGGCGGGCCTTCGCCCAGCGGCTTCGCCGACGCGGAGCTCAGCAACGGACGGCCATGCCGTGATCCGTCCCCGGCCGGGGCGGCTTCCGCGTCGGCGCCCTGCGTACCCGGCGACGCAGCAGACGGACAGCGAGCGCGTCGAGCACCGCGGTGAGGACGAACATCACCCCCACGGCCGCGACCAGCAGAACGGCGAACAGCTCCCAGATCTGCGGTGTGGGACTCGTACCCAAGGTCGCTCCCTTCGGACTCGCGCCGTTCCCTCTTGCTGCCAGCCGACTCCTTTGCGGGGTGGCGCACATGAGCCTTCCGGGCCGGACTCGGGTCCCAAGGGGCCCTTGTCCGGTCCGGACGACCAGGAAGTCCACCGTGCCGGCGAGAGTGGTGAGTTCGGGATAGCCGTCCTCGTCGACGCGTACGCCGCTGCGCTCCGACCTGCGGACACCGTCCGGTCGGCCGCTTCCCTACCGAGAGACCTGTCGGCCGCGCCGTCAGCGGACGAGCACGTGCTCTCCGGAGCGGGGTACCACGGCGGTCCAGCCCAGGGTTCGGTCGATGCGATCCCGCAGATCCTCGGCCGCGTCCGGTTCGCCGTGCACCAGGTATGTGGTGTGCGGGGCGGGCGCGCCCCGCAGCCAGTCGATGATCTGCGCGGCGTCGGCGTGGGCCGAGAAGTGCGGCACGTCGGCGACCGTGGCACGCACCGGCACGTACTCGCCGAACATCTTCAACGCCGTGGCGCCGTCGACGAGGTCGCGGGCGCGCGTGCCCCGCGCCGCGAAGCCGACCACGACGACGGCGTTGCGCGGGTCGGGCAGCAGGCGTCGCAGGTGGTGCAGGACACGGCCTCCGGTGGCCATGCCGGACGCCGAGACGATGACCGCCGGTCCGGTGGATTCACCGATGTCGATGGACTCCTGGATCGACCGTGCGGCGAGGAACGGCTCGGGGCTCAGCGCGGCGTGGCCCGCGGCGACGACCTCGGGGCGCAGCTCGGAGGCCCGGGTGAGGATGGCTTCGCGGTAGACGTCGAGGGCGGCCAGGGCCATCGGGCTGTCCACGTACACCGGCACGGCTGCCGGAAGGCGACCGGTGCGGCGGAGTTCGGCGAGTTCGTGCAGGACGACCTCGGTGCGGTCGAGAGCGAACGCCGGGATGACCACGGTGCCGCCACGGGCGAGGGTACGGGTCAGCACGTCCGCGAAGTGGACGCGCGCTGCCTCTTCCTCGTGACGCCGGTTGCCGTAGGTCGACTCCATGAGCAGCACGTCCGCCCCGGAGAACGGCTCCGGCGGCCGTAGCAGAGGGTGACCCGGGCGGCCGAGGTCGCCGCTGACGGCGAGGGTGTGACCGTCCTCCAGGGTGAGCCGGGCCCAGGCCGAGCCGAGGATGTGGCCGGCGGGATGCAGGGTGAGCCGGGTGTGCGGGGCGATGTCGATCGGCGTGCAGGTCGGCACCGGGTCGAGAAGCCCCAGGGCGCGGTCGACATCCGAGTCGTCGTACAGCGGCTGGGCGGGCCGGTGCTTGGACCAGCCGTGCTCGTTGGCGTGTCGGGCGGACTCCATCTGCAGCTTGGCACTGTCCCGCAGCACGATCTCCATCAGACGTGCGCTGAACTCCGTGGTCACGATCCGACCCCGGAAGCCGTGGCGCACCAGCCTGGGCAGGTATCCGCAGTGGTCCAGGTGGGCGTGGGTGACCACGACCGCCTCGATGTCGGAGCCGTCGCAGGGCAGACTGCGCCAGTTGCGCCTGCGCAGGTCGGCGAGGCCCTGGAAGAGGCCGCAGTCGACGAGTACGCGCGCGTGGTCGCTCTCGACGAGGAACTTGCTGCCGGTGACCGTGCCCACACCGCCCAGGAAGGTGAGCAGCGCGGGACGGGGGTGGCCTGTCGCCGATTCCACCGGGCGGGATTCGGTTGTGGTCATGACGGCCTCCTCCTCGAAGGGTGCGGCGCGCCTCGGGGCCGTTCGGACCTGGCGGACTCGCCGTCGGAGTGTTGTGGTGCAAGTGCCGGGAAGAGCGCGAGGAGATGAGGAGAAACGGCTGGCGGCGGCCGTGCACCGCGCAACCGGGCTCCGCGACAAGCGGGCAGGGCCCTGCCCGCCCTGTCGTTGGCGCGCCTGGCCCGGCAGGTCCCCGGCTGTCCCGGGTGCCGGCGCTCCCGAGCGACGACGACCCACTCGACAGGCGCGGAGACGGCCACGGTCCCCCTCCTTCCTCGGCGGACGGCTCAAGCCTGCACTCGGATGAGCGCGGCGTGTCAGGGCCGACCGGCCCCGATGCGAGTGCCGAGCGTCCTCGGCATGCCCCACGACCTGCTCCTGTGGAACCGGTCGCACCGAATGCGGGGCACCGGGTGTCCCGAGCCGACGGTCGTACGGTCCCGGCAGGAACGCCGCGGAAGGCGGCACCGGTATCGAGTACGGGCCCGCGATCCGTCGGCGAAGCCGATGCCGCCCCGGCTGCTGCACTCTGCGCTCCGGACGGATCAGCGGCATGCCGTCGGTCGACGCCTCCACCGCCGCCGTACGGGAGCACACCCGGCAGGGCCGCCGCATCGCCGCCGGTGAGCGGTGACGGGCGCGAGAAGCACGGTTGCCGCGCACCGCCGCTGAGCTTCACCGACTGTGCGAGCCCCGTGCCCTGCGCAACGACGTGCGGGCCGCCTCTGCGACCACCGCAGCCGGGACGAGATCGACCGGTGGAATGCCCGGGCCCACAGACCTCGGCGGCACGCGCCCCTCCGCCTCAGTCGACCTCGACCGTGATCTCGGGCGGCATCCGCAGGGTGTTGTGCACGGTGCAGTGGTCGACCACCGCGCGCAGGGCCTCCTGCCGCGCATGGCTCAACCGGACGGGCAGCAGGATCCGCAGGCGGACAGCCGCGACCCGGGCGGGCCGGTCGTCCGCCATGTCGTACTCGGTCCTGACCTGCAGCTGGTCGTAGGGCAGCTGGTGCCGCTGCAGGAACCGGCCCGCGTAGTAGGCGACGCAGGTGGCGAGCGAGACGACGAACAGCTCGACTGGGGTGGGTCCGTCGTCGTCGCCGCCGGCCTCGACGGGCTGGTCGACGGTGAGTTCGTGTCCCCGTACGAAGACCGCGTACGCCTGGTCCGCGACGTGTGTGACCTGGATCTGTCCGGGCGGCTCCGCGATGGTCTGCGCGGGGCGCGGAATCCCCGCGTCGCGGGCTGATGATTTCGTGTTCATCACAGCACTTCCTTCGGGTGCTCTCGGCCGTAGGGCGCGGGCCGTTCTCTCACGAACCCGCTCGGGTGGCCGTGGTCAGCCAGGTCAGGGCGCGACTGACGTCGGCGGGCGTGACGATGCCGACCAACCGTCCGCCGTCGATGATCAGGACTCGGCGGTCCCTGCTCGTCTCCAGACGGGGCAGCAGGTCCACGACCGGCTCGTCCGATGCGGCCGTCGCGACGTCGGCGAGCGGACGCAGAACCTCGCCGATCTTGGTGGTGGCGCGGGCCTGGAGCGGAACCTGGTCGACGAGTGCGACGGTGACCAGTCCGGCGGCCGTGCCGTCCGGGGCCAGGACGGGGAAGGCGGAGTGACGGTAGTGCCCGAAGGGGCCTTCCGCCAGGAAGCGGGAAACGGTCGCCGTAGCGGGGACGGTGGCCAGGTCACGGGTCATCACGCGGCTGACGGGGATATCGTCCAGCACACCGCGCACCTGTGCCTGCCGCTCCTCGGCGGTCGCGGCTGCGATCAGGAACCAGCCGATCAGCGCGGGCCACAGCCCGGACAGGTCGTCGGCGAACAGCACGGCCGCGAAGCCGGTCAGCATCATGAGCCAGCCCAGCATGCGGCCCGCGGCCGAGGCGCCGCGAGTAGCGCGGAGCCGGTCGCCGGTGCGGTGCCAGATGAACGCCCGCAGCAGCCGCCCGCCGTCCAGCGGGGCCGCGGGTACGGCGTTGAACACGGCCAGCACGACGTTGATCGCGGCCAGCCACGCGACCGCCTCGACCACCACCCCCGACACGTGCAGCATGTCCAGCCACAGGGCCAGCCCCGCGAACAGCACGCCGGCCGCCGCGCTGGTGAGCGGCCCCACCGCGGCGATGCGCAGTTCCGCACCCGGCGTGGCGGCTTCACCGCGCAGGCGGGCGACACCGCCGAGCATCCACAAGGTGATGCCGTCGACCTCGACACCGTTGCGCCGGGCGACCACCGCGTGCGCCAGTTCGTGCGCCAGCAGCGAGGCCAGGAACACCACAGCCGTCAGCAGCGCCGGCCCCCAGTACACCCAGCCCGGACGGCCGGGATGAGCCTGGGGGAAGCGGCCGACCGCCAGCATGACGGATACCAGGCCGACGATGACCAGCACACTCCAGTGCAGACCGACGCGGACACCGGCGATCCGCCCCAGAGGCAGTGTCTCCTTCACATGACTCCCCGCCTTCCCAGGTACCGCTCTCCCCCGGACTCATCCGGCGCACCGCACCTGGTCGAACACCCCGACCTCACGGCACAGCCCGCACGTGACACGCCGCGCGAGCTTCCGCTCATGACCCGGCCCCTGGCCGGCCATGCGCTCCGCCAGGCGTCCGACGACGTGGGCGTACCGCACGTGCCCCACGCACCCGCATCGGTCGCACACCTCGGCAGCCGCGGCGTCACCGTTTCCTCGGGTGCGCAGTCGTAGCGGTTCACGACGCGCCTCCCCTCGTCGCGTTCCGTACCTTCATCGTCGGACACGGCGCGGTGACCCGGGGCGGGCCGGTCGGCCCCTTTCCCGGGGACGACCGGCCGTGAATCACCGTGGTCCGACAGGCCGGCGGCAAGGTGTCGTGGCCTGGCAGGAGCAGCCGTGTACCCGCACACGGACAACTGCCCCTACTTCTTCGGCTGTACGACTTCTTCGGGTGTGCGACGAAAACACCTTCCGGTCCCGGTGGTCGCCGTATCCGCCGTCCAGGACAAGGAACTTGAGCTGCTCCAGCCGTGCGTGGTGGTCGTGGTCGACGGAGAGGGCGAACAGACGGTGTTCCTGCGGCTGGAACACCTGACAGTAGTGGGGCGGCGGGTTCGGCGGGGCCCGCCGGCGCGGTGCGGCCGGTCACATGGGCGATGCGGGTGCTGGCCAGCCGCACCGGGCGGCCGACGAGCAGGTCACTGTCGCGGTGGACGTGGACACCTGCCGTCGGCAGCAGACCGCTGCGGTGCACGGCACAGAAGTCCAAGGTCGGCCGCTGCCTGTGCCGAGGGCCGGGCACTGCTCTCCGCAGAGCCCGGCGAACCGCGTGGACAAGGGCGGGCCGCGCACGAACGGTGCGGTCCGGTCAGTCCGGGGTGTCCAGGCACTGCGCGGCCAGTTCCTTCAGCCGGGCCTTCTTCGCGTCCAGCCACCGCTCCTCGGCATACCAGCGATGCCGTGCCCGGTGCCGCCAGCGGGGCGGTTCGCGGCGTCGCCAGTCCGTCAGCGCGATCTGGGTGCAGGCGTCCTCGACCACGAGCATCATCACGTTCGGCAGCCGGAGCGCGGCCTCCACACCCACGGTGCGCTGCGCGCACGGCAGGTCCACAACGGTCATCAGGCGCTTGTGCGACTTGCGCCAGGGAACCGTACTCATGGCGACCACCTCCAGGACGTCCTCCTCGGGACCCTCTCCGTGCACCGTGTCGAGGCACGACCGGGGCGTGCGGTCATC
The DNA window shown above is from Streptomyces sp. NBC_01451 and carries:
- a CDS encoding flavodoxin domain-containing protein; translation: MDVLVGYATDHGSTREIAERLAVRLSEAGLRAEARAMTTVDDADAYRAFVLGSAVHGQTWLDAAKDFLRDNLDVLGSRPVWIFSVGMPGALRGPWKRLAPKEIPVIVGSLPGDLPFRDHRLFSGVIARDQLPRTGRVLFHLVGGRFGDHRDWDAIDVWAVGIADELTTG
- a CDS encoding MBL fold metallo-hydrolase is translated as MTTTESRPVESATGHPRPALLTFLGGVGTVTGSKFLVESDHARVLVDCGLFQGLADLRRRNWRSLPCDGSDIEAVVVTHAHLDHCGYLPRLVRHGFRGRIVTTEFSARLMEIVLRDSAKLQMESARHANEHGWSKHRPAQPLYDDSDVDRALGLLDPVPTCTPIDIAPHTRLTLHPAGHILGSAWARLTLEDGHTLAVSGDLGRPGHPLLRPPEPFSGADVLLMESTYGNRRHEEEAARVHFADVLTRTLARGGTVVIPAFALDRTEVVLHELAELRRTGRLPAAVPVYVDSPMALAALDVYREAILTRASELRPEVVAAGHAALSPEPFLAARSIQESIDIGESTGPAVIVSASGMATGGRVLHHLRRLLPDPRNAVVVVGFAARGTRARDLVDGATALKMFGEYVPVRATVADVPHFSAHADAAQIIDWLRGAPAPHTTYLVHGEPDAAEDLRDRIDRTLGWTAVVPRSGEHVLVR
- a CDS encoding OsmC family protein; translation: MNTKSSARDAGIPRPAQTIAEPPGQIQVTHVADQAYAVFVRGHELTVDQPVEAGGDDDGPTPVELFVVSLATCVAYYAGRFLQRHQLPYDQLQVRTEYDMADDRPARVAAVRLRILLPVRLSHARQEALRAVVDHCTVHNTLRMPPEITVEVD
- a CDS encoding site-2 protease family protein, whose product is MKETLPLGRIAGVRVGLHWSVLVIVGLVSVMLAVGRFPQAHPGRPGWVYWGPALLTAVVFLASLLAHELAHAVVARRNGVEVDGITLWMLGGVARLRGEAATPGAELRIAAVGPLTSAAAGVLFAGLALWLDMLHVSGVVVEAVAWLAAINVVLAVFNAVPAAPLDGGRLLRAFIWHRTGDRLRATRGASAAGRMLGWLMMLTGFAAVLFADDLSGLWPALIGWFLIAAATAEERQAQVRGVLDDIPVSRVMTRDLATVPATATVSRFLAEGPFGHYRHSAFPVLAPDGTAAGLVTVALVDQVPLQARATTKIGEVLRPLADVATAASDEPVVDLLPRLETSRDRRVLIIDGGRLVGIVTPADVSRALTWLTTATRAGS